One region of Ictalurus punctatus breed USDA103 chromosome 6, Coco_2.0, whole genome shotgun sequence genomic DNA includes:
- the pikfyve gene encoding 1-phosphatidylinositol 3-phosphate 5-kinase isoform X1: MTCSLRPDSVAFNKRGSDMAADDKSTSSSSTLDWNSEPPLSPTSPSHLTHFKPLTPDQDEPPLRSAYSSLVSLFRFNREKSGANIAPAKKLEEGRPPSAAEKPESAAPSPQGDRRSWAGSSLSTHGSGTHRKHSDLVRRTSTASEGRRKSETPLASHDPRTAVQLRTALKRLKEIMEGKSQDSDLKQYWMPDSQCKECYDCNEKFTTFRRRHHCRLCGQIFCSRCCNQEIPGKFMGYTGDLRACTYCRKIALSYAHSADSACIGEDLTALSDSPCSVCVLEPTEPRTPVGGRKASRNIFLEEDLAWQSLIHQESQNSGLNSRLSAVQEDLGKSPARKRSASVTNLSLDRSGSMVPSYDSSLSPQSSRAMSKPDHSEEERKILLDSSQLKDLWKKICHSNTGMEFQDHRYWLRTYPNCIVGKDLVNWLLRNGTISTRAQAIAIGQALVDGRWLDCVTHHDQIFRDEYALYRPLQSTEFSETPSPDTDSVTSLEGHSEPSWFKDIKFDDSDTEQLADENDLITTSSTCPSKRTSVSSFHSAVDSDSAASINLNMEQDNVNFHIKKQAKYPHVPPHPAEQKSMTHSDPFAPDSDFHTPTEVLVTEDGGQHLSISDAFIKESLFNRRVEEKAKDMLFTPLGWHHSSLDQLREENGERKAMERLLSANHNHMMALLQQLLYSESLSLSWRDIIVPVVRQIVQTVHPDVRSHDDDMDIRQLVHIKKIPGGKKFDSVLVNGFVCTKNIAHKKMNSYIKNPKILLLKCSIEYLYREETKFTCIDPIVLQEREFLKNYVQRIVDVRPNLVLVEKTVSRIAQDMLLEHGITLVINVKPQVLDRVSRMTQGDLVMSMDQLLTKPRLGTCHKFYLHSFQINTNNEMKTLMFFDGCPSHLGCTIKLRGASEYELARVKEIIMLMVCVAYHSQLEISFLMDEFAMPPSLSKSSSFHCLLESAAEEAEKEVDGESQGNRAETREEHVEFQSEGDFDFEPGLQEIIKGHGRQEEQQQQHSTFESSLKDGESPKGSRNDSPMSTIFAEGDEIKTSTPLSSQSNQPPRVSPPHLSSMKEIVDEEVKEPAEAVRNREDEDTLVRVDSTSSEPPLAPTQLFRDPLQDDSGLFVAEQVASVDDRLKSISASFRQELKDVILCISPFMTFREPFLLTPAGLRCPSRDYFPEQVYFSLLLNKDLKDIDGRRKRLLLKDSNPSSSSLSNGFGPQHRPVRVSPPHKLTTTCMTQQLSNSQELARMLADYRAQGGRIQRDIDPFAQPTQAPNTKAPVKADSEEEKGPGQSDMVWATKLDCLNPINHQRLCVLFSSSSPQSNNAPNHCVSPWIVTMEFYGKNDLTLGIFLERYCFRPSYQCPSMYCETPMVHHVRRFVHGSGCVQIVLKELDSPVPGYQHTILNYSWCRICKQVTPVVPLSNDSWSMSFAKYLELRFYGHQYTRRANAEPCGHSIHKDYHQYFSYNQMVASFSYIPVRLLEICLPAPKIIIRNQGPSKTILQQDLKDFVLKVTQVYAAIDDRLTSLKTDTFSKSREEKMEDLFAQKDMEEDELRSWMEKLQGRLQASSADTPQQLQAVLESVVMKKQSLCETLQSWNIKLQDLFQLEKGRKRLSVPPSPGRHRQPTNDESKTSVLESSPRNPSPVVQNGEKALEDRHLSTLPLSTGSSSFLLPSPAEQSSEVPTSGPSFHDQDSEGEVFDSHLQGSNDSQVKEKTTMKTILANLLPGNSYNPIPLPFDPDKHYLMYDHERVPIAVCEREPSSIIAFALSCKEYKTALEDLSKTTLKSSGEEISQTNSSGENKVKSSPAKVTDGGSTSQLGRGSVDADPPKEPEGGDKQKKQTGNPHIELQFSDASAKFYCRIYYAEEFHKMREEVMESTEDDFVRSLSHCVNWQAQGGKSGAVFYATEDDRFILKQMPRLEVQSFLDFAPHYFTYITGAVQQKRPTALAKILGVYRIGYKNSQNNTEKKLDLLVMENLFYGRKMAQVFDLKGSLRNRNVKTEQGKESCEVVLLDENLLKLVHDNPLYIRSHCKAILRAAIHSDAYFLSSHLIIDYSLLVGRDDASDQLVVGIIDYIRTFTWDKKLEMVVKSTGILGGQGKMPTVVSPELYRARFCEAMDKYFLMVPDHWTGLGVNC; the protein is encoded by the exons AGGAAGGTCGGCCTCCTTCGGCGGCTGAGAAACCCGAGTCTGCTGCACCGTCACCGCAGGGGGATCGCCGGAGCTGGGCCGGTTCCTCACTGTCCACACATGGCTCTGGGACACACCGGAAACATTCCGACCTGGTCAGGAGAACCTCTACTGCTTCAG AGGGACGACGAAAGTCGGAGACTCCACTTGCGAGCCATGACCCTCGAACAGCCGTCCAACTCCGTACTGCTCTGAAGAGACTGAAGGAGATCATGGAGGGAAAGAGCCAG GACAGCGATCTGAAGCAGTACTGGATGCCGGACAGCCAGTGTAAAGAGTGCTACGACTGCAACGAGAAGTTCACTACGTTCCGCCGGCGCCACCACTGCCGTCTGTGCGGGCAGATCTTCTGCAGCCGCTGCTGCAACCAGGAGATCCCCGGAAAATTCATGGGATACACGG GTGATTTGCGGGCATGCACATACTGTCGTAAGATTGCACTGAGCTACGCGCACTCTGCTGACTCGGCGTGTATCGGAGAGGATCTGACCGCGCTGTCGGACTCTccgtgctctgtgtgtgtgctggagccGACCGAGCCTCGCACGCCCGTCGGCGGACGCAAAGCCAGCCGCAACATCTTCCTGGAGGAGGACCTCGCCTGGCAAAG TTTGATTCATCAAGAGTCTCAAAATAGCGGGCTCAACTCTAGACTGTCTGCAGTGCAAGAAGATCTGGGCAAATCACCAGCACGGAAGAG ATCAGCTAGTGTGACCAACTTGTCTCTGGACCGTTCAGGCTCCATGGTTCCGTCATACGATAGCTCGTTGAGCCCCCAGAGCAGCCGAGCCATGTCCAAACCTGACCACAGCGAAGAGGAGCGCAAGATTCTCTTG GATTCGTCTCAGTTGAAAGACCTGTGGAAGAAAATCTGCCACAGCAATACCGGGATGGAGTTCCAGGACCACAGATATTGGCTACGTACTTACCCCAATTGCATTGTGGGTAAAGATCTAGTAAACTGGCTCTTGCGAAATGGCACCATTTCTACTAG ggcTCAGGCCATAGCTATTGGACAGGCTCTGGTTGATGGCCGCTGGCTTGACTGTGTTACTCATCACGATCAGATTTTCCGTGACGAGTACGCTCTGTATCGCCCTCTTCAG agcaCAGAGTTCTCAGAGACTCCGTCCCCAGATACGGACAGCGTGACCTCCCTGGAAGGACACTCGGAACCGTCATGGTTCAAAGACATCAAGTTTGACGACAGTGACACGGAGCAGCTAGCTGATGAAAATGACTTAATAACAACAA GCTCAACCTGCCCCAGCAAAAGGACATCAGTCAGTAGCTTCCATTCAGCAGTGGACAGCGATTCAGCTGCCTCCATTAACCTGAACATGGAGCAGGACAACGTCAACTTCCACATCAAGAAGCAGGCCAAGTACCCTCACGTGCCTCCTCACCCGGCCGAACAGAAAAGTATGACGCACTCTGACCCGTTCGCCCCTGACTCTGACTTCCACACACCAA CCGAGGTCCTCGTCACAGAAGACGGCGGGCAGCATTTATCCATTAGTGATGCCTTTATTAAAG AGTCTTTGTTTAATCGGCGTGTAGAAGAGAAGGCTAAAGATATGCTCTTCACTCCACTGGGTTGGCACCACAGCTCGCTAGACCAGCTGAGGGAGGAGAATGGCGAGAGGAAGGCTATGGAGAGACTTCT ATCGGCCAACCACAACCACATGATGGCGCTGCTGCAGCAGCTGCTCTACAGCgagtcgctctctctctcctggcgAGACATCATCGTGCCCGTGGTGCGGCAGATCGTGCAGACGGTGCATCCGGACGTTCGCAGCCACGACGATGACATGGACATTCGCCAGCTGGTCCACATTAAGAAG ATCCCGGGAGGAAAGAAGTTCGACTCCGTCCTGGTGAACGGCTTTGTTTGCACTAAAAACATCGCCCACAAAAAG ATGAACTCTTATATCAAGAACCCCAAGATCCTTCTGCTCAAGTGTTCCATTGAGTATCTGTACAGAGAAGAGACAAAGTTCACCTGCATTGACCCCATTGTGCTTCAG GAGCGAGAGTTTCTGAAGAACTACGTGCAGCGAATAGTCGACGTTCGTCCTAACCTGGTGCTGGTAGAGAAGACGGTGTCGCGCATCGCTCAGGATATGCTGCTTGAGCACGGCATTACCTTAGTCATCAACGTCAAACCT CAAGTGCTGGATCGAGTGAGTCGAATGACTCAGGGAGATTTAGTCATGTCTATGGATCAGCTTTTGACCAAACCTCGCTTGGGAACGTGCCACAAATTCTACCTTCACTCCTTCCAAATAAACACTAATA ATGAAATGAAGACGCTAATGTTCTTCGACGGGTGTCCTTCTCATCTGGGGTGCACCATCAAGCTCCGTGGTGCCTCGGAGTATGAGCTAGCCAGAGTTAAGGAGATCATTATGCTGATGGTGTGTGTAGCTTATCATTCTCAGTTAGAGATTTCCTTCCTTATGGATGAGTTTGCGATGCCTCCTAGTCTTTCTAAGAGCTCGTCGTTCCACTGCCTGCTGGAGAGCGCGGCCGAAGAAGCGGAGAAAGAGGTGGACGGCGAGAGCCAAGGGAACCGAGCGGAAACAAGGGAGGAGCACGTGGAGTTCCAGTCGGAGGGTGACTTTGACTTTGAGCCAGGGCTTCAGGAGATAATAAAAGGCCACGGTAGGCaggaggagcagcagcagcagcattcCACCTTCGAGTCCTCACTGAAGGACGGAGAAAGTCCTAAAGGAAGCAGAAATGACTCGCCTATGTCTACGATTTTCGCAGAAGGAGATGAGATAAAGACCTCCACTCCCCTGTCCAGCCAGTCGAACCAGCCGCCGCGCGTGTCCCCTCCTCATCTCTCGTCTATGAAGGAGATCGTAGATGAAGAGGTGAAAGAACCAGCTGAGGCCGTGAGAAATCGAGAGGATGAGGACACCCTGGTGCGAGTGGACAGCACCAGTTCAGAACCACCACTTGCTCCGACGCAGCTCTTCAGAGACCCTCTGCAGGATGACAGCGGTCTGTTCGTGGCTGAGCAGGTGGCTTCCGTAGACGATCGGCTTAAGTCCATCTCGGCCAGCTTTCGGCAGGAGTTGAAGGACGTTATCCTGTGCATCTCGCCCTTTATGACCTTTCGTGAACCCTTCTTGCTGACACCAGCTGGCCTACGCTGCCCGAGCCGTGACTACTTCCCCGAGCAGGTCTACTTCTCACTGCTGCTAAACAAGGACCTCAAGGACATCGATGGCCGCCGTAAGAGGCTCCTCCTCAAGGATTCCAACCCTTCTAGTAGTTCTCTGAGCAACGGGTTCGGGCCACAGCATCGCCCGGTCAGAGTGTCGCCTCCCCATAAACTCACTACTACCTGCATGACGCAGCAGCTGAGCAACAGTCAGGAGCTGGCACGCATGCTGGCGGACTACCGCGCTCAGGGAGGACGAATCCAGAGAGACATTGACCCGTTTGCTCAACCCACGCAGGCCCCGAATACGAAGGCACCAGTCAAGGCGGACAGTGAGGAGGAGAAAGGGCCAGGGCAGAGCGACATGGTCTGGGCTACCAAG CTCGACTGCCTGAATCCGATAAACCACCAACGGCTGTGCGTGTTGTTCAGCAGCTCGTCCCCACAGTCCAACAATGCCCCCAACCACTGCGTCAGCCCTTG gattGTGACCATGGAATTTTACGGGAAGAACGACTTGACTCTCGGAATATTTCTGGAAAGATACTGCTTCAG GCCATCTTACCAATGCCCCAGCATGTATTGCGAAACTCCCATGGTGCACCATGTCCGCCGCTTCGTGCATGGCAGTGGCTGTGTCCAGATCGTTCTGAAAGAGCTCGATTCACCCGTGCCTGGATACCAACACACTATCCTCAATTACTCCTGGTGCAGAATCTGCAAACAG GTTACTCCGGTCGTCCCCTTGTCCAATGATTCATGGTCCATGTCCTTTgctaaatatctggagctgCGTTTCTACGGCCATCAGTACACTCGCCGTGCCAACGCCGAGCCATGCGGACACTCCATCCACAAGGACTACCACCAGTACTTCTCCTACAACCAGATGGTGGCCTCTTTCAG CTATATCCCAGTGCGACTGTTGGAGATCTGCCTACCTGCTCCTAAGATCATCATCAGGAACCAGGGCCCCAGTAAGACCATTCTGCAACAGGACCTCAAAGATTTTGTGCTGAA GGTGACCCAAGTGTACGCCGCGATAGACGACCGCCTCACCTCTCTGAAGACGGACACGTTCAGCAAATCTCGAGAGGAGAAAATGGAGGACTTGTTTGCGCAGAAAGAT ATGGAGGAGGACGAGCTGCGCAGCTGGATGGAGAAGCTGCAGGGACGTCTGCAGGCCTCGAGCGCGGACACGCCGCAGCAGCTGCAGGCCGTTCTCGAGTCTGTGGTGATGAAGAAGCAGAGCTTGTGTGAAACGCTGCAATCTTGGAACATCAA ACTGCAGGACCTGTTCCAGCTGGAGAAGGGCAGGAAGCGTTTGTCTGTTCCACCCAGCCCTGGCAGACACAGACAGCCCACCAATGATGAGAGCAAG ACGAGTGTCTTGGAGTCATCCCCTCGCAACCCCTCCCCTGTGGTACAGAACGGTGAGAAAG CGTTGGAGGATCGTCACCTCAGCACCCTGCCTTTAAGCACAGGATCCTCGTCCTTTCTCCTGCCATCGCCAGCCGAGCAAAGCTCCGAGGTCCCCACGTCCGGTCCTTCCTTCCATGATCAGGACTCTGAAggag AGGTGTTTGATAGCCACCTGCAAGGTTCCAATGACAGTCAAGTAAAGGAGAAGACCACCATGAAAACCATTCTGGCCAACCTGTTACCAGGAAACAGTTATAACCCTATTCCATTACCGTT CGACCCGGATAAACACTACCTCATGTATGACCACGAGCGCGTCCCCATCGCCGTGTGCGAGAGAGAGCCGAGCTCCATCATCGCCTTCGCTCTGAG CTGTAAAGAATATAAAACGGCTCTCGAAGACCTTTCAAAGACTACACTGAAGTCGTCTGGAGAGGAGATCTCTCAGACCAACAG TTCCGGAGAGAACAAGGTGAAGAGCAGCCCCGCCAAGGTCACCGATGGCGGCAGCACGTCTCAGCTTGGCCGTGGCAGCGTAGACGCAGACCCACCCA AGGAGCCCGAGGGCGGCGACAAACAGAAGAAGCAGACGGGGAATCCGCACATCGAACTGC AGTTTTCAGACGCCAGCGCAAAGTTCTACTGCCGCATCTACTACGCCGAGGAGTTCCATAAGATGAGGGAGGAGGTGATGGAGAGCACGGAGGACGATTTTGTCCGCTCGCTCTCTCACTGCGTCAACTGGCAGGCTCAAGGTGGCAAATCGGGAGCCGTCTTCTACGCCACCGAAG ACGACCGGTTTATTTTGAAGCAGATGCCCAGGCTGGAAGTGCAGTCCTTCCTGGATTTTGCCCCACACTACTTCACTTACATCACCGGAGCAGTTCAACAGAAG CGTCCCACGGCACTGGCGAAGATTCTGGGAGTTTACCGTATCGGCTACAAGAACTCGCAGAACAACACGGAGAAGAAGCTCGATCTGCTCGTGATGGAGAATCTCTTCTACGGACGCAAGATGGCGCAG GTGTTCGACCTGAAGGGCTCTCTGAGGAACCGGAACGTGAAGACGGAGCAGGGTAAGGAGAGCTGCGAGGTGGTGCTGCTGGACGAGAACCTGCTCAAGCTGGTGCACGATAATCCGCTCTACATCCGCTCGCACTGCAAGGCCATCCTGCGTGCAGCCATCCACAGCGACGCCTACTTCCTGTCCAGCCACCTCATCATCGACTACTCGCTGCTGGTGGGCCGTGACGACGCCTCTGACCAGCTGGTCGTGGGGATTATAG ATTACATCCGGACGTTCACGTGGGATAAAAAGCTTGAGATGGTGGTCAAGTCTACGGGAATTCTCGGCGGGCAAG GTAAAATGCCCACGGTTGTGTCTCCGGAGCTGTACCGTGCCCGCTTCTGTGAAGCCATGGACAAGTACTTCCTAATGGTTCCTGACCACTGGACTGGACTGGGCGTGAACTGCTGA